A part of Spirochaetaceae bacterium genomic DNA contains:
- a CDS encoding ABC transporter permease translates to MAVFADVLAPYGFLEVHLRDRLQGSSARHPLGTDQLGRDLLSRVIYGARLSIAVGLAATSINVVVALLIGGTSGFLGGKFDLAVQRFVDAWMAFPGLLILLTIMSLVGRGVTQIIVVLGIAGGIGGSRVVRGAVVGIKENLYFQAAEALGASKWRAFVRHVLPNIMPVAIIVFSINIGGVMISEASLSFLGFGLPPTVPSWGGLLSREGREYMERAPWLAAWPGLCLTITVFSLNMFGDALRDLLDPRLRGSV, encoded by the coding sequence GTGGCTGTATTCGCCGATGTTCTGGCCCCTTACGGCTTCCTTGAAGTGCACCTCAGGGACAGACTGCAGGGCTCATCGGCCCGGCATCCGCTGGGCACCGACCAGTTGGGGCGCGACTTGTTGAGCCGGGTCATCTACGGAGCCCGGCTGTCGATAGCGGTCGGTCTGGCGGCCACCAGTATCAATGTCGTGGTGGCGCTCCTGATCGGGGGCACGTCCGGATTCCTCGGCGGCAAGTTCGACCTGGCCGTGCAGAGATTCGTCGATGCCTGGATGGCGTTCCCGGGATTGTTGATCCTGTTGACGATAATGTCGCTGGTCGGGCGCGGCGTAACGCAGATAATAGTCGTCCTGGGCATAGCCGGCGGCATCGGCGGCTCGCGGGTGGTGCGAGGCGCGGTCGTCGGCATCAAGGAGAATCTCTATTTTCAGGCCGCGGAGGCGCTTGGCGCCTCGAAGTGGCGAGCGTTCGTGCGCCATGTCCTGCCCAATATCATGCCTGTCGCAATCATCGTGTTCAGCATCAATATCGGCGGGGTGATGATATCCGAGGCGTCTCTGAGCTTCCTCGGGTTTGGACTGCCGCCCACCGTTCCGAGCTGGGGAGGCTTGCTCAGCCGGGAAGGACGTGAGTACATGGAGCGGGCGCCGTGGCTGGCCGCCTGGCCGGGACTTTGCCTGACGATCACCGTGTTCAGTCTGAACATGTTCGGCGACGCGCTGCGCGACCTGCTCGACCCCCGCCTGCGCGGCAGCGTCTGA